From the Ensifer adhaerens genome, the window AAGGAACGCTTCGGCGTCACGATCGTCGGTCCCTTCGGCGAAGCCTCGAAAATCCCTGGCCTCGACAAGACCGTGCGCCATGGCGAGCGCTTCGATTTTGCCGGCCGCTCCGTCGAGGTAGTCGAGACCCCGGGCCACACGGCCGGTCATATCTGTTTCCACTTCCCGCAGGATAAGCTGCTCTTTGCCGCCGATACCCTGTTCGCGCTCGGATGTGGCCGCCTGTTCGAGGGGACACCGGCGACCATGTGGCAGTCTCTCAGCCGGCTGATGGCGTTGCCGGACGACACGGTGGTCTACTTCGGCCACGAATACACGCTCTCCAATGCCCGCTTCGCCGTCACGGTCGACCCTGAGAATGCCGAACTCAAGGCGCGCGCTGCTGAAATCGAGGAGACGCGTTGCGATGGCGGTTTCACTGCGCCAACGACGATCGGCCTCGAAAAGCGCACGAACCCGTTCCTGCGCGCCGACGACCCCGGCATCCGCGCCCATCTCGGCATGCAGAACGCCGACGATGCCGCGGTCTTTGCCGAAATCCGCAAGCGCAAGGATAACTTCTAGTGGCTGAAGTGCACACGGCGGCAGAGATCATCGCAGCGCTCGGCCTGGCGCGCCACCCGGAGGGCGGGTGGTACATCGAGACCTTCCGCGATACGGCTGGTGCCCCACGCGGACATTCGACTGCGATCTACTACCTGCTGGAGCGCGGCGAGCGCTCGCACTGGCACCGAGTCCGCGACGCCGTGGAGATCTGGCATTACCACGCCGGCGCGCCGCTGGAACTCAGCATCGCTGAAGATGGAAAGCCGGCTGAGACGCTGCGGCTCGGGTCCGACATTCTGAATGGAGAACGACCGCAGGGCGTGGTCCCCGCCGATTGGTGGCAGTCCGCCACCTCGCGCGGTGATTGGACCCTGGTCGGCTGCACGGTCGCCCCGGCATTCGATTTTTCCGCCTTCGAAATGGCGGCCCCCGACTGGAACCCGCCATCCCGTTAGTAATTTTCGGAACTATTCCGCCGGCTGTGCGACCGCCCGATTCTTGCGAAGGATCAGATCCTTCGCCGCGAGTGCCGCACCTCCGGTGACGAACAGGCAGGCAAGCGCGATGCGCCACGACGGCTCGGCAAAGCCGAAGAGGAGCAGGTTTAGTGTCGACAATACGGGCGCGGCATAGCTCGAAACGCCGAGAAGCTGGATGTTGCCGTTCTTCACGCCGTAATCCCAGGCATAGAAGGCCGCGCCTACCGGCAACAGGCCGAGGCCGGCGACCGCCAGCCACTGAAAATGCGTCTGGGGCCAGACGGTCGTCTCCAATGCCAGGTGGCAGACAAAAGACAGGAGAGATGTGGCAAGGCAGAAGCCGGTGACGACATCAGTCGAGACCGCCTCGAAACGTCGGGTGATGAGTGAGTAGCCGGACCAGGTGAAGGCACAGAGGAAGGCGGCGCCATAGCCGACGAGATAGGCATCGTCAAAAGTGACGCCGTTTCGCGACACGATCAGGATCATGCCGACGAGACCCGACAGGGCGCCGGCGATGTGGTACCAGCGCAGGCGCTCGCCCGGCAGCAACGCCGAGCCGACGACGATCAGCAGCGGCCAAAGATAGGCGATCAACCCCGCCTCCACCGGCGGCGCGTTGCGAAGCGCTGTAAAATAGAGAAAGTGGTAGCCAAACAGGCCGGCAATGCCGGTGATCCAGACTTTGGCGGGCTGCTTCAGCAGCGCCAGCCGTTCCGGCCTCATAGCCAGGACCGCCAGCCCCGGCAGGCTGCCGATCAGGAAACAGATCGCGGTCAGCTGGAACGGTGGCATCTTGCCGGAGGCGGCCGTGAACAGGGCCAGCAGCGACCACATCAGGATAGCGGAAAAACCGATCAGAGTTGCCTTCAAATTCATAGTCGTCCCCTGGCGCGATTTCTCTGAACGGAAACCTGCGCCGATAAAAATCACCGTGCTTCGCGGTATTTAACCTTTTAGTTGAGCGCGGCCGCGCGTCAACCACCAAATCGTGTCGCCGAGACCGTGACCGGCCCAAGCTTGGTGGGGATGCGGACATAGACGGGGGCATAGACGTTTACGGCTGGCGCCTTGGCAAACCAGATCTCCATCGTCTGCAGACGGCGCAGATACTCGACATCCTCGCGGCCCTTCTTGTAGCCGGCCTTCGGAACGAAGCGGATGCCGCAGACAATCACCTCCCCCTCAAAGCCCTTCGTCTTGAAAGGCTTGGTCCCCTTCGGCGAAAGCTTGATATCGAGCCGCGACTCGCCGTCGAAGATTGGCAACGTGTTGGGGCAGACCCGCGCATCGGCGGGGATGATGAGACCGGAGAGCGGATCGAGCACATTGCGCATGTCGCGCGAGGTGACGGGCACCCAGTTCTTCGGCAAGGGCGTACGCTTTGGCGTCATGCTTGCATGCACAACGTTGCCGTTGCGATAGGTGACGCTGATCGTCCGCCCCTTGGAGCCGCTGCGATAGGACATCGAATACTGCGACGCCCGAAGGTGATCCTTGTCGACAATGCCGGAAACCTGAGTCTGGCCCGAGGTGCGGCTGAGGATATCGAGCAGCCCTGCGGACTTCAGCGTTCCCGAGATCGTGTAGCGATTCTTCTGAAGCTCGGTATGGAAGGAGGCGCGCGCAACCGGCAGACCGGCGAGCGAGATACTGTAATCCGTCTGATGTTCTACATCCGCGGCCGACGATGCTGTGGAAAACGAGACCGCGGACAGCAGGGCCGCCACGCGAAAGCCATTTCGCAACTTCATGCCTTCAAAAATCCATCGCTTGAATTTCGCCGCAATACCCTGAAATGCAGGCTCTTTGCGGCTTTTCTACGCCCAGTTCGCTGCAGCCGGTCGCCGGCTGGCGTCTCCACCGCCGCACGTCCTCGCGCAAGAAATAGCGCATAGCAAAAGCGCTTGGAATGGGCCTCGCGAGGCATTATTCTTGCGCCAACTCCGCCTCACATCTGAAGAACGGCCGGGAAAAACCGCGGTTTTCCGAGAATGCAAGAGGTTTGGCTTGACGGGCGGGCCGTCTCTGACTATAGAACCGCGACTTTCCAATAATGGCCTAGGAACGCGGCCTGGGCTCTGGGCCCGCTACCGCATTGTCCGGCGGCGATAAAGAGAATAGGTGTACCATGTCCCGTAGTTGCGAATTGACCGGCAAGGGCGTCCAGTCGGGCAACAATGTAAGCCACGCCAACAACAAGACCAAGCGCCGGTTCCTGCCGAACCTGTGCAACGTCACGCTGATTTCCGATGCTCTCGGCCAGCGCTACCGCCTGCGCGTTTCCGCAGCTGCTCTCCGTTCGGTTGAACACCGTGGCGGCCTCGACGCCTTCCTTCTGAAGTCGGACGAGAACGAGCTCAGCATGCGCGCTCGCCTGCTGCGTCGCCAGATCGTCAAGAAGGTTGCTGAAGCCGCCTGATCGGCGCCAGCGCACCGTCTTTGACACGCGTTTAAAAGGCTTGCGGGTTCATCCGGCAAGCCTTTTTCTCGTTCGCGCATTTCTTAACCGACACGCGTTTTTGCCCTCATCGGCCGGGTGTACTACCCTGCTTTCATCCCTCTAGCTGGTGGCATACCCCAGGATAAAAAAATGCTGATCAACCGTACGTTCTTCGTCTATGTCGCGCTGATGACCCTTGTGGTCGTCGCCTCGAATATCCTCGTTCAGTTTCCGCTGCCGGGCTCGCTTGCTGGCATGCAACTTGGCGATCTTCTCACCTGGGGCGCCTTCAGCTATCCCTTCGCTTTCCTGGTGACCGACCTCACCAACCGCCAGTTCGGACCGCGCATCGCGCGCCGTGTGGTGGTCGCAGGCTTCATCGTCGCCATCCTGCTCTCCTTCGTCGCCGCCACGCCGCGCATCGCGATTGCCTCGGGCTCCGCCTTCCTGTTCGGCCAGCTTCTGGACATCTCCGTGTTCAACCGCCTGCGCCGTCAGAGCTGGTGGCATGCGCCGCTGGCCGGCTCACTGATCGGATCGGCGCTCGATACCGCGATGTTCTTCTCTTTCGCCTTCGCGCCGTTCTTCGTGTTCTTCGGGCCGAACGACAGCTTCGCGCTGGAAACCGCACCGCTCCTCGGCGTACTCTCGGCCGAAGCGCCGCGCTGGATTTCCTGGGCGATTGGTGACTTGAGCGTCAAGATCCTCTGCGGCCTCGTCATGCTCCTACCCTATGGCGCGCTGATGAGCGTGGTCAAGCCGATGCCGGCAGCAGAGGCCAAGGCACCCGCCTAAGCAAGGCCTGAAAAGATCGAGCCGATGATCGCGGTCGAACGACAGCGATCATCGGCTCTTTTCGTTTCACGGGTTTGGGTCGCTCGCCCTTAGGCGAAACAGGGATTGCTTACTGCGTCAGCGCGGTCGTGAGCCGGAACTCGAGGATCAGGTTGCGCTCCAGGATCGAATGGTTGTCGTCCGAAACGACGATGATCCGGACTTCGCCGTCCGGCTGCACGACGACGTCGAGCCCTTCCATATTGTCGATCTGATGGCGCATGTCGGCCTCGACGATGACTTCGCCATCGACCACGGCGCCGGGCTTGATCGTGTCGCCGGCGATGCGCCGGATCTGCATGCCGAGACCAGAACCGAACGAGAAGCGCCGCTCCAGGAGCAGCAGGTCGCCGTTCGGCAGGAAGGCACCGTCGGTCACCGCATAGGGGTCCCTGCGCACGACGGCAAAGGCGCCACGCTGCGGCCCGTCGAGAATGCCCGCCAGCAGATTGTCAGCCTTGTCGACGCTGCGTTCCGCGACCGCAATCGTAGCGCCGGCCAAGGGGCTGTCCTTTGGTGCGACCGCGATGGTTTCGATGCCGCCGTTGTTGCGCAATTCCTTGATCGGGAACGGCAACGGCAGGCTCCCGATCGGCGTCGACGCCGCAAAGCCCGGGTCCGGGTAAATATCGATGCGGTGGGCCTGCTCGTAGCTGACGACCACCTGGCCTGCCCGCAGCGCCAGTCCTTCCGAATCCACCTTCCACTTCGCCAGACCGACGTCGCCGCTGCGGTCCGCCATCGGCGTGGCAACAAGATCCGTCAGACCGGAAAGCCGGCCGTTCGCATCGCGGATCACGGCGCCCTCAAGCCAATGGCCGGTGTCCATGATCGCGATGAACGATGCTCCATCCGGTCGAAAACGGATCGCCGACATGGCGCCGAACAGCGCATTTGGCGAGGTCATTTCCAGTCCGCCGACAAACTCCAGCGCGCCGAACCGGGTGGCGCTCGATCCGACTGCGAAACTGCTGATCTGGCGGCTGCGGATCGGCAGGGTCTCACTGTTCGAGGCGGCCCATGCCGAGCCGGTCGACGCCAGAAGCAGGAGGGCTAGAAGTCCGCGGCCAAGCATAGGGAGAGGTACCTTCAGGGAAAAGCATGGGAATGAAACGAAACACGAGCACGAAAGGCACCCGCCACGGCGCACCGAGATCATCGCTGCAGCTTGGTAGACTGTAAAACTTTGTCCGTAAATTGACTTCGGCCCAAGGCAGGAATGTGCTGACGCCGACTGGCGTTCGGAAGCGGCAAATGCCACCTCCGAACGAAATGGATTATCCAGCGCGACGCAGACGCGAGGAACCGCGGCGCTGGCTTTCATCTTCGAAGAGTGCGGCCAGCTGTTCGGTCATGGCGCCGGCAAGTTCGTCGGCATCGACGATGGTCACGGCACGGCGATAGTAGCGCGTCACGTCGTGGCCGATACCGATCGCCAGGAGCTCCACCGGCGAGCGGGTTTCGATCTGTTCGATCACTGCGCGCAGATGCCGCTCCAGATAGTTTCCGGGGTTGACCGAAAGCGTCGAGTCGTCGACCGGCGCACCGTCTGAGATCATCATCAGGATGCGGCGCTGCTCGCGGCGGGCCATCAGCCGCTCATGCGCCCACATCAGCGCCTCGCCGTCGATGTTTTCCTTGAGCAGGCCCTCGCGCATCATCAGGCCGAGGTTCCGGCGCGCCCGGCGCCACGGCGCGTCGGCGGACTTGTAGATGATATGACGCAGATCGTTCAGCCGGCCCGGCGCCTGCGGCTTGCCGCCGGCGAGCCATTTCTCGCGCGACTGTCCGCCCTTCCACGCCTTGGTGGTGAAGCCGAGAATCTCGACCTTGACGCCGCAACGCTCGAGCGTGCGCGCCAGGATGTCGGCACAGGTGGCGGCAACCGTGATCGGACGACCGCGCATCGAGCCGGAATTGTCGATCAGCAGCGTTACCACCGTGTCGCGGAAGTTGGTGTCCTTCTCGCGCTTGAAGGAAAGCGGCTGCATCGGGTCAATGATGATGCGCTGCAGGCGCGCCGTATCGAGATAGCCCTCTTCGAGATCGAACTCCCACGAACGGTTCTGCTGCGCCATCAGCCGGCGCTGCAAGCGGTTGGCGAGGCGCCCGACCGCGCCCTGGAGATGGGCAAGCTGCTTGTCGAGGAAGGCGCGCAGCCGATCGAGCTCGGCCTCGTCGCAAAGCTCTTCCGAAGCGGTGGTCTCATCGAACTCACGGGTGAAGACGGCGTAGTCGACCTTCTCGTTGAAGTCGGCAAAAGGCTGGTTCGGGCGCTTGACCTCACCCGGAGTCTCGCTGTCCTCGTCGCCTTCGTCCTGGAGATCGTCATCGGAGATCTCCGCGCCGTCCATCTCGCCTTCTTCCATCTGCTCTTCGGCAGCCTGGTTTTCATCGGCGGGGGCGGCATCGTCGCCGGCTTCCTCGTCGCTGGCGTTCTCGTCCTGTTCCTGGCTGCGCGGCTGGTCTTCGTCAGTCTCGCTTTCCTGCTCGTCCGGCTCGATGTCGTCGTCGCCATATTTCTCGGCGACATCCATCGACGTCAGCATGTCGCGCACGACACGGGCAAAGGCCTGTTGGTCGTTGATCGTCGACGACAGGTTCTTGATGTCGCCGGCGGCCTTGTCCTCGATGAACTCGCGCCAGAGGTCGAGCACCTTGCCGGCAGAAGCGGGCGGCTTCTCGCCGGTGAGCTTCTCACGCACCAGAAGCGCCACGGCTTCGCCGAGCGGTGCGTCCGCCTGTCGTTCGATCGTTGCGAAATTCGCCTTGGCGTATTTCTCCTCGAGCATGACGTTCAGGTTCTTGGCGACACCCGCCATGCGCAGCGAACCGATCGCTTCGACACGCGCCTGTTCCACCGCGTCGAAGATCGCGCGGGCATCCGCCCCTTGCGGCGACATGGTCGCGTGGATGCGCGCGTCGTGGCAGGCCTTGCGCAGCGCCATGCTGTCGCCGAGGCCGCGCGTGACGGCAAGTTCCTGCAGCGTCGGCCGCTTCGAAATCTCCGGCAGGCGGATGCGCTCGCCGGTCATGCCCGGCCGCTCATTGGCGAAGGCGACTTCCACTTCGGCATCGCCCGCGATCGATCGGATGCAGCCGGAAAGCGCCCGCTTGAACGGTTCCGCAGCATTCTCGCGCGTGGTTGGCTTTGCCTTCGAGTTCGAGCTCACGACAGTTCCTTCTTCAGCCAGAGGCGATGACGCCCAGGCAGAGCGTCATCGAGTTTGCCACAGCGTCATGGCCCGCCCTCCCCTTAAGAGGAAGACGGACAATGGGATCAGGCGGTAGCTTCGAGCACGATGTTGGCAGCGCTTTCCTTCAGCTCGATGCCGAAGGCGCGCTGGTAATGCTCGGCGACCAGCGCCCGTTCCAGCTCGTCGCACTTGTTGAGGAAGGTCACGCGGAAGGCGAAGGCGATATCGCCGAAGATATGGGCGTTCTCGGCCCAGGTGATGACCGTACGCGGGCTCATGACGGTCGACAGATCGCCATTGATGAAGGCGGCGCGCGTGAGATCGGCGACACGCACCATCTTGGAAACCGTTTCGCGGCCCTTGTCGGCGGTGAAGCCCTTGACCTTGGCGGCGACGATGTCGACTTCCTTGTCATGCGGCAGGTAGTTGAGCGTCGTGACGATCGACCAGCGGTCCATCTGTGCCTGGTTGATCTGCTGCGTGCCGTGATAGAGGCCGGTCGTGTCACCGAGGCCGACGGTGTTGGCGGTCGCAAACAGGCGGAAGGCCGGGTGCGGACGGATGACGCGGCTCTGGTCGAGCAGCGTCAGGCGGCCGGAGGACTCCAGAACGCGCTGAATGACGAACATCACGTCCGGACGACCGGCGTCGTATTCGTCGAAGACGAGCGCGACATTGTGCTGGTAGGCCCAAGGCAGGATGCCGTCCTTGAATTCGGTGATCTGCAGGCCGTCCTTGACGACGATCGCGTCCTTGCCGACGAGGTCGATACGGCTGACGTGGCTATCGAGGTTGACGCGCACGCACGGCCAGTTGAGGCGGGCTGCGACCTGCTCGATATGGGTGGATTTGCCGGTGCCGTGATAGCCCGACACCATCACGCGTCGGTTGTGGGCAAAGCCTGCGAGAATGGCGAGCGTCGTTTCGCGGTCGAAGAGGTAGTCCGGATCGAGGTCCGGCACATAGGCGTCGCCCTTCGAATAGGCAGGAACGCGCAAATCCGTATCAATGCCGAAAACCTCCCGGACCGAAACAGTCGTATCGGGGAGGTTGGAAATGTCGAGGTCAATCTTGCTCATCATGTCTCCAGAGCGGCCGCCGGACGGCACCCGCGCATTCGCCTGCAAAAGTGCTTCTGTAATAATCCGCGTTGTTAGCAGAAGCCAGCCTGTTTTAACAATTGGTAGGCTTGAATAACGGCGCGAAAACGCTCTTCCGATCCTCTGTCTCCGCCATTGGCATCCGGGTGATGCTTTTTGACGAGATCCTTGTAGGCGGCCTTGATATCCGCAGCCGTCGCCGAAGCGCCGAGGCCGAGGGTTTCGAAGGCTTTCGCCTCGAGCGTCTTCAACTTGCGCTGGCGTGGCTCCGGTCGGCCGGCGCGCGAGCGCGCTTCGCTGACAAAGCCAAAGGGATCACGCATACGCGCCTGGGCTCCCGCAGTACCGGATCGGGTCTGCGATTGGGTCGGGCCGTTCTTGGCGTTCTTGTTGACGCCGACGGTCCAGGTCGGCCGGTGCCCGGTCACCGCTTCCTTCTGGTAGCGGGCGACCTCGCTGTCGGACAGTCCGGAGAAATAATTGTAGCCCTTGTTGTATTCCTTCACGTGCTCGAAGCAGAACATGAAGTACTGCCCTTCGGCGTTGCGGCCGACGGGCGCCCGATGCACGCCCTTCTGATCGCAACCGTCCCATTGACAGACGGGTGCGGCAGGCTCCACCCGGGGCTCCACCTTGCGCCGGGTGCG encodes:
- the cobS gene encoding cobaltochelatase subunit CobS produces the protein MSKIDLDISNLPDTTVSVREVFGIDTDLRVPAYSKGDAYVPDLDPDYLFDRETTLAILAGFAHNRRVMVSGYHGTGKSTHIEQVAARLNWPCVRVNLDSHVSRIDLVGKDAIVVKDGLQITEFKDGILPWAYQHNVALVFDEYDAGRPDVMFVIQRVLESSGRLTLLDQSRVIRPHPAFRLFATANTVGLGDTTGLYHGTQQINQAQMDRWSIVTTLNYLPHDKEVDIVAAKVKGFTADKGRETVSKMVRVADLTRAAFINGDLSTVMSPRTVITWAENAHIFGDIAFAFRVTFLNKCDELERALVAEHYQRAFGIELKESAANIVLEATA
- a CDS encoding queuosine precursor transporter, with the protein product MLINRTFFVYVALMTLVVVASNILVQFPLPGSLAGMQLGDLLTWGAFSYPFAFLVTDLTNRQFGPRIARRVVVAGFIVAILLSFVAATPRIAIASGSAFLFGQLLDISVFNRLRRQSWWHAPLAGSLIGSALDTAMFFSFAFAPFFVFFGPNDSFALETAPLLGVLSAEAPRWISWAIGDLSVKILCGLVMLLPYGALMSVVKPMPAAEAKAPA
- the rpmB gene encoding 50S ribosomal protein L28, which translates into the protein MSRSCELTGKGVQSGNNVSHANNKTKRRFLPNLCNVTLISDALGQRYRLRVSAAALRSVEHRGGLDAFLLKSDENELSMRARLLRRQIVKKVAEAA
- a CDS encoding cupin domain-containing protein translates to MAEVHTAAEIIAALGLARHPEGGWYIETFRDTAGAPRGHSTAIYYLLERGERSHWHRVRDAVEIWHYHAGAPLELSIAEDGKPAETLRLGSDILNGERPQGVVPADWWQSATSRGDWTLVGCTVAPAFDFSAFEMAAPDWNPPSR
- the cobT gene encoding cobaltochelatase subunit CobT, with product MSSNSKAKPTTRENAAEPFKRALSGCIRSIAGDAEVEVAFANERPGMTGERIRLPEISKRPTLQELAVTRGLGDSMALRKACHDARIHATMSPQGADARAIFDAVEQARVEAIGSLRMAGVAKNLNVMLEEKYAKANFATIERQADAPLGEAVALLVREKLTGEKPPASAGKVLDLWREFIEDKAAGDIKNLSSTINDQQAFARVVRDMLTSMDVAEKYGDDDIEPDEQESETDEDQPRSQEQDENASDEEAGDDAAPADENQAAEEQMEEGEMDGAEISDDDLQDEGDEDSETPGEVKRPNQPFADFNEKVDYAVFTREFDETTASEELCDEAELDRLRAFLDKQLAHLQGAVGRLANRLQRRLMAQQNRSWEFDLEEGYLDTARLQRIIIDPMQPLSFKREKDTNFRDTVVTLLIDNSGSMRGRPITVAATCADILARTLERCGVKVEILGFTTKAWKGGQSREKWLAGGKPQAPGRLNDLRHIIYKSADAPWRRARRNLGLMMREGLLKENIDGEALMWAHERLMARREQRRILMMISDGAPVDDSTLSVNPGNYLERHLRAVIEQIETRSPVELLAIGIGHDVTRYYRRAVTIVDADELAGAMTEQLAALFEDESQRRGSSRLRRAG
- the gloB gene encoding hydroxyacylglutathione hydrolase, which gives rise to MAALELDLFLCRTDNFGVLIHDPETGLTASIDAPEEAPILEALERRGWKLTHILTTHHHGDHVAANDALKERFGVTIVGPFGEASKIPGLDKTVRHGERFDFAGRSVEVVETPGHTAGHICFHFPQDKLLFAADTLFALGCGRLFEGTPATMWQSLSRLMALPDDTVVYFGHEYTLSNARFAVTVDPENAELKARAAEIEETRCDGGFTAPTTIGLEKRTNPFLRADDPGIRAHLGMQNADDAAVFAEIRKRKDNF
- a CDS encoding J domain-containing protein encodes the protein MSAMRLDSKYFDRIRTRRKVEPRVEPAAPVCQWDGCDQKGVHRAPVGRNAEGQYFMFCFEHVKEYNKGYNYFSGLSDSEVARYQKEAVTGHRPTWTVGVNKNAKNGPTQSQTRSGTAGAQARMRDPFGFVSEARSRAGRPEPRQRKLKTLEAKAFETLGLGASATAADIKAAYKDLVKKHHPDANGGDRGSEERFRAVIQAYQLLKQAGFC
- a CDS encoding DUF3108 domain-containing protein — translated: MKLRNGFRVAALLSAVSFSTASSAADVEHQTDYSISLAGLPVARASFHTELQKNRYTISGTLKSAGLLDILSRTSGQTQVSGIVDKDHLRASQYSMSYRSGSKGRTISVTYRNGNVVHASMTPKRTPLPKNWVPVTSRDMRNVLDPLSGLIIPADARVCPNTLPIFDGESRLDIKLSPKGTKPFKTKGFEGEVIVCGIRFVPKAGYKKGREDVEYLRRLQTMEIWFAKAPAVNVYAPVYVRIPTKLGPVTVSATRFGG
- a CDS encoding esterase-like activity of phytase family protein, coding for MLGRGLLALLLLASTGSAWAASNSETLPIRSRQISSFAVGSSATRFGALEFVGGLEMTSPNALFGAMSAIRFRPDGASFIAIMDTGHWLEGAVIRDANGRLSGLTDLVATPMADRSGDVGLAKWKVDSEGLALRAGQVVVSYEQAHRIDIYPDPGFAASTPIGSLPLPFPIKELRNNGGIETIAVAPKDSPLAGATIAVAERSVDKADNLLAGILDGPQRGAFAVVRRDPYAVTDGAFLPNGDLLLLERRFSFGSGLGMQIRRIAGDTIKPGAVVDGEVIVEADMRHQIDNMEGLDVVVQPDGEVRIIVVSDDNHSILERNLILEFRLTTALTQ
- a CDS encoding DMT family transporter, producing MNLKATLIGFSAILMWSLLALFTAASGKMPPFQLTAICFLIGSLPGLAVLAMRPERLALLKQPAKVWITGIAGLFGYHFLYFTALRNAPPVEAGLIAYLWPLLIVVGSALLPGERLRWYHIAGALSGLVGMILIVSRNGVTFDDAYLVGYGAAFLCAFTWSGYSLITRRFEAVSTDVVTGFCLATSLLSFVCHLALETTVWPQTHFQWLAVAGLGLLPVGAAFYAWDYGVKNGNIQLLGVSSYAAPVLSTLNLLLFGFAEPSWRIALACLFVTGGAALAAKDLILRKNRAVAQPAE